One window of Candidatus Edwardsbacteria bacterium genomic DNA carries:
- a CDS encoding amidophosphoribosyltransferase has protein sequence MGGFFGNISKTDCVRDLFYGTDYHSHLGTKRGGMAVLSPDGFTRKIHNIEADYFRAKFEPDLGSFSGNSGIGIISDFDAQPLIIKSHLGEFGIVTVGKISNLTELEDRAFKSHQHFSETGGKGTSPTELAAMLISEGKTFEEGLVNLQSLIKGSCSVLLLTDQGIYAARDKLGRTPVVLGRKGGAFAAASESSSFHNLGYSIERDLGPGEIVLMTADGCEQKAKPGDKMQICSFLWVYYGYPSSNYQGINVEQCRYKCGAFLARDDDAKIDYVAGIPDSGVGYAIGYSNGKQIPYMRPLVKYTPTWPRSFMPQNQSTRNLVAKMKLIPNQQIIKDKSIAFCEDSIVRGTQLQDNVQVIYDFGAREVHMRVACATLL, from the coding sequence ATGGGCGGATTTTTTGGCAATATTTCAAAGACCGATTGTGTTCGGGATCTTTTTTACGGCACGGATTACCATTCCCATCTGGGCACCAAAAGAGGAGGGATGGCGGTCCTTAGCCCCGATGGTTTTACCAGGAAAATCCACAACATAGAGGCCGATTATTTCAGGGCGAAATTCGAACCCGACCTGGGAAGCTTCAGCGGCAACAGCGGCATCGGGATCATCAGCGATTTCGACGCCCAGCCGCTGATAATAAAATCGCACCTGGGGGAATTCGGCATCGTCACTGTCGGGAAAATAAGCAATTTAACCGAGCTGGAGGACCGGGCCTTTAAAAGCCACCAGCATTTCTCCGAAACCGGAGGCAAGGGAACCAGCCCTACGGAGCTGGCGGCCATGCTGATATCCGAGGGAAAAACTTTTGAAGAGGGTCTGGTCAACCTGCAATCCCTGATCAAGGGTTCATGTTCGGTTCTTCTGCTGACCGACCAGGGCATCTATGCCGCCAGGGACAAATTGGGCAGAACCCCGGTTGTTTTGGGCAGGAAGGGCGGGGCGTTTGCCGCGGCTTCGGAATCCAGCTCCTTCCATAATCTGGGGTATAGTATCGAGAGAGACCTGGGGCCCGGAGAAATCGTTTTGATGACGGCAGACGGCTGTGAGCAAAAGGCTAAGCCGGGCGATAAAATGCAGATATGTTCGTTCCTCTGGGTGTATTACGGCTATCCCAGCTCGAATTACCAGGGGATCAACGTTGAACAATGCCGATACAAATGCGGCGCCTTTCTGGCCCGGGATGATGACGCAAAAATCGATTACGTTGCCGGCATCCCGGATTCCGGGGTGGGCTATGCCATAGGATATTCCAACGGGAAACAGATCCCCTATATGCGCCCCTTGGTAAAATACACTCCGACCTGGCCCAGGAGTTTTATGCCCCAGAACCAGTCCACCAGGAACCTGGTGGCAAAAATGAAACTGATCCCCAACCAGCAGATCATCAAGGATAAAAGCATTGCCTTCTGCGAGGACTCCATAGTCAGGGGGACCCAGCTGCAGGACAACGTTCAGGTTATTTATGATTTCGGGGCCCGAGAAGTGCATATGAGAGTGGCCTGCGCGACGTTGCTTTT
- a CDS encoding 3-phosphoglycerate dehydrogenase encodes MAKKVLLATEKPFAKAAVDGIAKTFTEAGYELVKLEKYTDKADLLKAVADVDAMIIRSDKADAAVIEAGQNLKVIVRAGAGYDNIDLAAASAKGICAMNTPGQNSNAVAELAMGMMVFLARNKFTEGNGSELKGKKLGIHAYGNVGKLVAAIARGFGMNICAFDPFVEKSKMEAEGVKVFDKMEDLYSQCDYISLHIPANDKTKKSINHSLLSMMKKGAALINTARKEVIDEEGLKKVMTEREDLKYATDIAPDCHAEIAEKLGNRYHATKKKMGAETSEANINAGLAAANQIVKFLEKGDRTFQVNK; translated from the coding sequence ATGGCAAAAAAAGTGCTGTTGGCCACGGAAAAACCCTTCGCCAAGGCGGCGGTGGACGGAATCGCCAAGACATTCACTGAGGCCGGTTACGAACTGGTCAAACTGGAAAAATACACCGACAAGGCCGACCTGCTGAAGGCCGTGGCCGATGTTGACGCCATGATCATCCGCTCGGACAAGGCCGATGCCGCGGTGATCGAGGCCGGCCAGAACCTGAAGGTCATCGTCCGGGCCGGGGCCGGCTACGACAACATTGACCTGGCCGCCGCCAGCGCCAAGGGCATCTGTGCCATGAACACCCCGGGCCAGAACTCCAACGCCGTGGCCGAGCTGGCTATGGGAATGATGGTCTTTCTGGCCCGCAACAAATTCACCGAGGGCAACGGTTCGGAACTCAAGGGCAAGAAGCTGGGCATCCACGCCTACGGAAACGTGGGAAAATTAGTGGCCGCCATCGCCCGTGGTTTCGGAATGAATATCTGCGCCTTCGATCCTTTCGTGGAGAAATCCAAGATGGAGGCCGAAGGGGTCAAGGTCTTTGATAAGATGGAAGACCTCTATTCCCAGTGCGATTATATCTCCCTGCACATCCCGGCCAATGACAAGACCAAGAAGTCCATCAATCACAGCCTGCTGTCGATGATGAAGAAGGGCGCGGCCCTGATCAACACCGCCCGCAAGGAAGTGATCGACGAGGAAGGTCTCAAAAAAGTAATGACCGAGCGAGAGGACCTGAAATACGCCACCGACATCGCCCCGGACTGCCATGCCGAGATCGCCGAGAAGTTAGGCAACCGCTACCACGCCACCAAAAAGAAGATGGGGGCCGAGACCTCGGAGGCCAACATCAACGCCGGGCTGGCGGCCGCCAACCAGATAGTCAAATTCCTGGAGAAGGGCGATAGGACCTTCCAAGTGAATAAATAA
- a CDS encoding type II toxin-antitoxin system HicA family toxin: MKRKELIKRLSGLGCILMRRGGRHDLFKNPSTGKQQPVPRHTEIDEHLAKHIIKELS, from the coding sequence ATGAAGCGCAAGGAACTTATTAAAAGGCTTTCCGGTCTGGGGTGCATTCTGATGCGCCGGGGCGGGCGGCACGATTTGTTTAAAAACCCGTCAACCGGCAAACAACAGCCGGTTCCCCGGCATACTGAAATCGACGAGCATTTGGCGAAACATATCATTAAAGAATTATCATAA
- a CDS encoding type II toxin-antitoxin system HicB family antitoxin, with product MKTTFNMIYWKGKKFWVGKLLEHPEIMSQGETLKELEENLKDAYQLMMMDEVPVEHKVKTLALSV from the coding sequence ATGAAAACAACATTTAACATGATCTACTGGAAGGGCAAGAAGTTCTGGGTGGGTAAACTTCTGGAACACCCAGAGATAATGAGCCAGGGCGAGACTCTCAAGGAGCTGGAGGAAAATCTGAAGGATGCCTACCAGTTGATGATGATGGATGAGGTCCCCGTTGAGCATAAGGTAAAGACGCTGGCACTTTCGGTATGA
- a CDS encoding cofactor-independent phosphoglycerate mutase produces the protein MKYLVILGDGMSDRPVAKLNGKTPLMAANKPAIDRIAREGRCGQLVTVEPEMPPGSEVANLTVLGYDPKECYQGRGVLEAASLGIAIKPTDVAMRCNLICVEDGRIKNHSAGHIPTEEAKELIADIQAKLGTDIVRFHPGISYRHLLVLSQGSPDFECFPPHDHVGKLITELMVKPRTPEAKATAGLLNDLILRSHDILANHPVNQKRKKEGKDQANYIWPWSPGRKPMMKTFGELYGLSGAVISAVDLINGTGVYAGLDVIPVKGATGLWDTNYEGKADAAVEALKDHDFVYCHVEATDEAGHSKDLDLKIKTIEYLDQRLVARIMRRLEEEKMEAVVAVLPDHATPVEMGNHVKDPVPVAIYDPRVPADGVEVYDEESVKRGSLGLMHGNEFIKKLFG, from the coding sequence ATGAAATATCTGGTAATACTCGGCGACGGCATGTCCGACCGCCCGGTGGCCAAGCTGAACGGCAAGACCCCTTTAATGGCGGCCAACAAACCGGCCATCGACCGGATCGCCCGGGAGGGGCGCTGCGGCCAGTTAGTAACAGTGGAGCCGGAGATGCCCCCCGGCAGCGAGGTGGCCAACCTGACGGTTTTGGGATACGACCCCAAGGAGTGCTACCAGGGACGCGGGGTGCTGGAGGCGGCCAGCCTGGGCATCGCCATCAAACCCACGGACGTGGCCATGCGCTGCAACCTGATCTGCGTCGAGGACGGCAGGATCAAGAACCACTCAGCCGGACATATTCCGACCGAGGAGGCCAAGGAGCTGATCGCTGATATTCAGGCCAAGCTGGGCACGGACATTGTTCGTTTCCACCCTGGCATCTCCTACCGGCACCTGCTGGTATTGTCGCAGGGCTCACCGGATTTCGAATGCTTTCCGCCGCATGACCACGTGGGCAAACTGATCACTGAGCTCATGGTCAAGCCGCGCACCCCGGAGGCCAAGGCCACGGCCGGGCTGCTGAACGACCTGATACTCCGCTCCCACGACATCCTGGCCAACCACCCGGTGAACCAGAAGAGAAAAAAAGAGGGGAAGGACCAGGCCAATTACATCTGGCCGTGGTCTCCGGGCCGCAAGCCGATGATGAAAACCTTCGGCGAACTCTACGGCCTCTCCGGTGCAGTGATATCGGCGGTGGACCTGATCAACGGCACCGGCGTCTATGCCGGCCTGGATGTGATCCCGGTCAAGGGCGCTACCGGGCTTTGGGACACCAATTACGAGGGCAAGGCCGACGCCGCCGTCGAGGCCCTGAAGGACCACGATTTCGTATACTGCCACGTGGAGGCCACCGACGAGGCCGGCCACTCAAAAGACCTTGACCTGAAGATCAAAACCATCGAATACCTGGACCAGCGGTTAGTGGCCAGGATCATGCGCCGGCTGGAAGAGGAAAAAATGGAGGCCGTGGTAGCAGTGCTGCCCGACCACGCCACGCCGGTGGAAATGGGCAACCACGTCAAGGATCCGGTGCCGGTGGCCATCTACGATCCCCGGGTCCCGGCCGATGGGGTCGAGGTTTATGACGAGGAATCGGTTAAAAGGGGAAGCCTCGGCCTGATGCACGGGAACGAATTCATAAAAAAACTGTTCGGCTGA
- the thrC gene encoding threonine synthase, whose amino-acid sequence MDKQILFYSTNLKAEPVSLKDALLTGQAPDKGLYLPEQIPQIPLDEVLSFNDLPYHQIAYAVLKRYTEGMIPDEKLKSICRECYDYQVPLEKVFDNNHLMRLDHGPTASFKDFAARMMARWMRFFLEQDKSDLVILTATSGDTGSAVAHAFHNIDRIHMVVLFPKDEVSDRQRKQMTTLGGNVTVLSVDGKFDDCQAMVKQAFTDPDLKDIRFSSANSINIGRLLPQSVYYVYAYARLAREGQPVVFSVPSGNFGDMMGGLLAKRMGVPVEKFVIATNANDEFPKFIENGRYDKIEPSRVCISNAMNVGHPSNLARLVNLYGGAMDEKGIISKNPDMERIRQDIFAVSITDDETRATIKETYEKYKTILEPHGAVAWAGLMRYLKSGEKPELAISIETAHPAKFPEEITRLIGIDPALPPSLSEVEKKPELYLPMRNDYGQFKKILLEKFS is encoded by the coding sequence ATGGATAAGCAGATATTATTTTACTCCACAAATCTTAAAGCCGAACCGGTTTCCTTAAAGGACGCCCTGCTCACCGGCCAGGCGCCGGACAAAGGTCTCTATCTGCCGGAGCAGATCCCGCAGATTCCGCTGGACGAGGTACTTTCCTTCAATGACCTGCCCTATCACCAGATCGCCTACGCCGTTCTCAAGCGCTACACCGAAGGCATGATCCCGGACGAGAAACTAAAAAGCATCTGCCGGGAATGCTACGATTACCAGGTGCCGTTGGAGAAGGTGTTCGACAATAACCACCTTATGCGGTTGGACCACGGCCCCACCGCCTCGTTCAAGGATTTCGCCGCCCGGATGATGGCCCGGTGGATGCGGTTCTTCCTGGAGCAGGACAAAAGCGACCTGGTGATCCTGACGGCCACCTCGGGCGACACCGGCAGCGCGGTAGCCCACGCCTTTCATAACATAGACCGCATCCACATGGTGGTTCTGTTCCCCAAGGACGAGGTCAGCGACCGCCAGCGCAAGCAGATGACCACTTTGGGCGGCAATGTTACCGTCCTCAGCGTGGACGGCAAGTTCGACGATTGCCAGGCCATGGTCAAGCAGGCCTTTACCGACCCCGATCTGAAAGACATTAGGTTCTCGTCGGCCAACTCCATCAACATCGGCCGGCTTCTGCCTCAATCGGTCTACTACGTCTACGCTTATGCCCGATTGGCGCGGGAGGGCCAGCCCGTGGTGTTCTCCGTTCCCTCGGGCAACTTCGGAGACATGATGGGCGGCCTGCTGGCCAAGCGGATGGGAGTGCCGGTGGAAAAGTTCGTCATCGCCACCAACGCCAACGACGAGTTCCCTAAATTCATCGAGAACGGCCGGTACGACAAGATCGAGCCGTCCCGGGTCTGCATCTCCAATGCCATGAATGTTGGCCACCCCTCGAACCTGGCCCGGTTGGTAAACCTCTACGGCGGGGCCATGGACGAGAAGGGGATCATCTCGAAAAATCCGGACATGGAGAGGATACGCCAGGACATATTCGCGGTCAGCATCACCGACGACGAGACCCGGGCCACCATCAAAGAGACATATGAAAAATACAAAACAATATTGGAGCCCCACGGCGCCGTGGCTTGGGCCGGCCTGATGCGGTATTTGAAGAGCGGCGAAAAACCGGAGCTGGCCATCTCCATCGAGACCGCCCACCCGGCCAAGTTCCCGGAGGAGATCACCCGCCTGATCGGCATCGACCCGGCCCTGCCGCCCAGCCTGTCTGAGGTGGAGAAAAAGCCGGAGCTGTACCTGCCGATGCGCAACGACTACGGCCAGTTCAAAAAAATACTGCTCGAGAAGTTTTCATGA
- a CDS encoding aminotransferase class I/II-fold pyridoxal phosphate-dependent enzyme, which produces MQEALDFNQGSIIEPLYMSTSQAFRDSDEMEAALSYQIPTWCYSRIANPTVYYLEGVLALLESYGTNIDASCCATSSGMAAIQSAVEPFLVENKKKPNQPINFVATCQVYGGTYQLFSVRKDVERNIEWRKVVNSNNIKEWESQIDENTRFLFGEMPSNPSQAFFDLEKVAALAHKHKIPLIIDSTVATPALLRPLAHGADIVVQSVTKSMTSSGFCIAGAVIARKNLTTNIDNDQLKADFCAYLKQLPNRDTGPNLSPMNALLALSDLRTLRPRMDQLSRNTMKVATFLESHKQVEKVEYLGLKSHPLNKLASKYMHLVDAEHDDLYGKKVNRYGHLMSFCVKGTHQDTRKVFDALQRIWRATDLGRIKSVATIPTISTHAQQGEKGRKLACIPPNLIRLCVGAEHPDDIINDLNQALAVLKGKKHHITSPEFSAGGASSAKMRK; this is translated from the coding sequence ATGCAGGAGGCCCTTGATTTTAACCAAGGTTCTATCATAGAACCATTATATATGTCAACTTCCCAGGCCTTTCGTGATTCCGATGAAATGGAAGCTGCCCTGTCTTATCAGATACCCACCTGGTGCTATTCCCGAATAGCCAACCCTACGGTTTATTACCTGGAAGGCGTGCTGGCGTTATTGGAATCATATGGAACGAACATAGATGCCTCCTGCTGCGCCACTTCATCCGGAATGGCGGCCATTCAAAGTGCGGTAGAACCGTTTCTGGTGGAAAACAAGAAAAAACCCAACCAACCCATCAACTTCGTCGCCACCTGCCAGGTTTATGGAGGCACCTACCAGCTTTTCTCCGTTCGCAAGGATGTAGAACGAAATATCGAATGGCGTAAAGTTGTCAACTCAAACAATATTAAGGAATGGGAATCTCAAATTGATGAGAACACCCGTTTCCTGTTCGGGGAAATGCCCAGCAATCCGTCGCAAGCCTTTTTCGATCTGGAAAAAGTGGCGGCGCTGGCCCACAAACACAAAATCCCCTTGATCATAGATTCAACCGTTGCCACTCCCGCTTTGCTGCGTCCTCTGGCACACGGAGCCGATATCGTGGTTCAATCGGTAACCAAATCGATGACCAGCAGCGGATTTTGTATTGCCGGCGCGGTTATCGCCCGTAAGAATCTTACCACTAATATTGACAATGACCAGCTAAAGGCAGATTTCTGCGCTTATCTCAAGCAGCTGCCAAACCGTGATACCGGGCCGAACCTGTCGCCCATGAATGCGCTGTTGGCTCTGAGCGACTTGCGCACTCTTCGTCCCAGAATGGACCAGCTGTCAAGGAACACCATGAAAGTGGCAACTTTCCTGGAAAGCCATAAGCAGGTCGAAAAAGTTGAATACCTTGGACTGAAATCCCATCCCCTTAACAAGCTGGCCTCGAAATATATGCATTTGGTTGACGCTGAGCATGACGATCTGTACGGCAAAAAAGTAAACCGCTACGGCCATCTGATGTCGTTCTGCGTCAAGGGAACCCACCAGGATACCCGGAAGGTGTTTGATGCCTTGCAGCGAATATGGAGGGCTACCGACTTGGGTCGCATCAAATCCGTGGCCACCATACCGACAATTTCCACCCATGCCCAACAGGGAGAGAAAGGCAGAAAGCTGGCCTGCATTCCCCCAAATCTTATCCGTTTGTGCGTCGGGGCCGAACACCCCGATGATATTATCAATGATCTTAACCAGGCGCTGGCTGTCCTTAAAGGGAAAAAACATCATATCACTTCACCGGAATTTTCCGCCGGAGGGGCATCTTCGGCTAAAATGCGGAAATAG
- the serC gene encoding 3-phosphoserine/phosphohydroxythreonine transaminase translates to MAKRVFNFSAGPGMLPEAVLKKAAEEMLDYQGSGMSVMEMSHRSKVYQSIIDGTEKSLRELMNIPANYKVLFLQGGASTQFAMIPLNLMKKSNKADYVNTGEWASKAIKEAQRYGDIKVVATSEPEVFNHLPEIDPKELRPDADYVHMTTNNTIFGTSWKKYPDTKGVPLVVDMSSDILSKVIDVKQFALIYAGAQKNMGPAGVTVVIIRDDMVDFSKPETPTMLKYKTHVDSGSMFNTPPCYGIYIIKLVCEYLLGLGGVPAMQKINEKKAALLYDVLDSSKIFKCHVQKKEDRSLMNIPFRTASEDLDKKFLKEAAEEGLTTLSGHRKTGGMRASIYNAMPLEGVEKLVEFIKKFEKANS, encoded by the coding sequence ATGGCAAAGCGGGTTTTCAATTTTTCGGCCGGTCCGGGGATGCTGCCCGAGGCGGTGTTAAAAAAAGCTGCGGAAGAGATGCTTGACTACCAGGGTTCGGGAATGTCGGTGATGGAGATGAGCCATCGCTCCAAGGTCTACCAGTCCATCATAGACGGGACTGAGAAATCTTTAAGAGAACTGATGAATATCCCAGCCAATTACAAGGTGCTGTTCCTGCAGGGCGGGGCCTCCACCCAGTTTGCCATGATTCCCTTGAACCTGATGAAGAAATCCAACAAGGCCGACTACGTCAACACCGGGGAATGGGCTTCCAAGGCCATCAAGGAAGCCCAGCGCTACGGCGACATCAAGGTGGTGGCCACATCCGAGCCGGAGGTGTTCAACCATCTGCCCGAGATAGACCCCAAGGAATTGCGGCCGGATGCGGATTATGTCCACATGACCACCAACAATACAATCTTCGGCACCTCCTGGAAGAAATACCCCGATACCAAGGGCGTTCCGCTGGTTGTGGACATGTCCTCGGATATTTTGTCCAAGGTAATTGATGTCAAGCAATTCGCGCTGATCTATGCCGGGGCCCAGAAGAACATGGGTCCGGCCGGCGTGACGGTGGTGATCATCAGGGACGATATGGTGGATTTCTCCAAGCCCGAGACACCCACCATGCTGAAGTACAAGACTCACGTGGACAGCGGCTCGATGTTCAACACCCCGCCCTGCTACGGCATCTATATCATCAAGCTGGTGTGCGAGTATCTACTGGGCCTGGGCGGCGTGCCGGCCATGCAGAAGATCAACGAGAAGAAGGCGGCTCTGCTCTATGATGTGCTGGACAGTTCCAAGATTTTCAAGTGCCATGTCCAGAAGAAAGAAGACCGCTCCCTGATGAACATTCCCTTCCGCACCGCCTCCGAGGACCTGGACAAGAAGTTCCTGAAAGAGGCGGCCGAAGAGGGCCTGACCACCCTGAGCGGCCACCGCAAGACCGGCGGGATGCGGGCCAGCATCTACAACGCCATGCCTTTGGAGGGTGTGGAGAAGCTGGTGGAGTTCATCAAGAAGTTCGAGAAGGCAAATTCATAA
- a CDS encoding pyridoxal phosphate-dependent aminotransferase, whose product MKFAAKMEKLKVETAFEMMAKAKKLEAGGKKIIHLEIGEPDFDTPKNIKEAAKKALDDGKTHYGPSAGLPEHRKAIAEYYSKQIGVPYGPEHVVVTPGAKPIMSFAITALLEEGDECLVPDPGFPIYQSMVKFNGGVPVPLPLREENDFRLDVKELKSKITKKTKLIILNSPHNPTGGILTKDDLKAVADISVNSDIPVLSDEIYDRMIYEGKFESIAQFDGMKERTIILNGYSKTYAMTGWRVGYGLMPVELVEHMAQLMTNINSCTATFSQIACIEALKGPQDEVDAMLAELKKRRDFIVNGINKIPGLSCRMPAGAFYAFANIKKTGMTSKQMTEFLLTEAGVCALGGSNFGAAGEGYIRFSYANSIENIGQALEQIAKALASRK is encoded by the coding sequence CAAGAAACTGGAGGCCGGGGGTAAAAAGATCATCCACCTGGAGATCGGCGAGCCGGATTTCGACACCCCTAAAAATATCAAAGAAGCCGCCAAGAAGGCCCTGGACGACGGCAAGACCCACTACGGGCCGTCGGCCGGCCTGCCGGAGCACCGCAAGGCCATCGCCGAATATTATTCTAAACAGATCGGCGTCCCATACGGGCCGGAGCATGTGGTGGTGACCCCCGGCGCCAAACCCATCATGTCCTTCGCCATCACCGCTCTGCTGGAGGAAGGCGACGAGTGCTTAGTGCCGGATCCCGGATTTCCCATCTATCAGTCCATGGTCAAGTTCAACGGCGGGGTGCCGGTGCCGCTTCCTCTTCGGGAGGAGAACGATTTTCGGCTGGACGTCAAGGAGCTGAAATCCAAGATTACCAAGAAGACCAAGCTGATCATCCTGAACTCGCCCCACAACCCCACTGGCGGGATATTGACCAAGGACGATCTGAAGGCGGTGGCCGACATCTCGGTCAATAGCGACATCCCGGTGCTGTCCGACGAGATCTACGACCGGATGATCTACGAGGGCAAGTTCGAGAGCATCGCCCAGTTCGACGGCATGAAGGAGCGGACCATCATCCTCAACGGCTATTCCAAGACCTATGCCATGACCGGCTGGCGGGTGGGCTACGGCCTGATGCCGGTGGAATTGGTGGAGCATATGGCCCAGCTGATGACCAACATCAACTCCTGCACCGCCACCTTCAGCCAGATCGCCTGCATCGAGGCCTTAAAGGGCCCGCAGGATGAGGTGGATGCCATGCTGGCCGAGCTCAAAAAGCGGCGGGATTTTATCGTCAATGGCATCAATAAGATACCGGGCCTTTCCTGCCGGATGCCGGCCGGGGCCTTTTATGCCTTCGCCAATATCAAAAAAACAGGGATGACCTCCAAGCAGATGACCGAGTTCCTGCTGACGGAGGCCGGGGTCTGCGCCCTGGGCGGCTCCAACTTCGGGGCGGCCGGGGAGGGGTATATCCGCTTTTCCTACGCCAACTCCATCGAGAATATCGGGCAGGCTCTGGAGCAGATAGCCAAGGCCCTGGCGTCAAGAAAATAG